In a single window of the Saccharothrix australiensis genome:
- a CDS encoding very short patch repair endonuclease, with protein sequence MYSYLNPGPTPSAANPATAKLMRRVRRSGTKPELALRSALHRKGLRFVVDRSPPGTDRRRRVDILLRGARIALFVDGCFWHSCPVHGQLPQSNRKWWRLKLRGIALRDRDTDARLAKAGWLVVRVWEHEDLAEAAQRVFELVAMRTARSAVDPTHAGS encoded by the coding sequence ATGTACAGCTACTTGAACCCTGGGCCGACGCCTTCTGCTGCGAACCCCGCCACGGCGAAGCTGATGCGGCGTGTCAGGAGGTCGGGCACGAAACCGGAGTTGGCGTTGCGCAGCGCGCTGCATCGGAAGGGACTGCGCTTCGTCGTGGACCGCTCACCACCCGGGACGGATCGGCGCAGGCGGGTTGACATCCTGTTGCGCGGTGCCCGCATCGCCTTGTTCGTCGACGGTTGCTTCTGGCACTCCTGCCCGGTGCACGGCCAGCTCCCGCAGAGCAACCGAAAGTGGTGGAGGCTGAAGCTGAGGGGGATCGCGTTGCGTGACCGCGACACGGACGCCCGGCTCGCCAAGGCGGGGTGGTTGGTGGTCCGGGTGTGGGAACACGAAGACCTCGCGGAGGCCGCGCAACGCGTGTTCGAACTCGTCGCGATGCGCACCGCCCGGTCAGCCGTTGACCCCACTCATGCAGGTAGCTGA